Within the Erigeron canadensis isolate Cc75 chromosome 6, C_canadensis_v1, whole genome shotgun sequence genome, the region gttatatacaaaatttacaattttagtAGTAATGTTTTCTAATttgtaacaaaacaaaaattatggTGAAGTATGGTGGGATGAGAAGCATAATTAAGGTGGGATGAAAAGCATCATTTATGATATCACATTATGAGAAGCAGGGGTGAATTATGAGTTAGGGTtagagtttttgctatgtgtaAGGGAGAGATAAAGTCTGAAATTTttataagggtattttagtcacaGTGTATAAAATGGAAATATGGATGTATTAAGATAGAAGGTAAAATAGACATATCAggttattaaaagtttaaggagGAGAGtcagtttgctttataaaggaatatagatatagatatagattatggACTTCAAAAGGGAcaaaatatatgataattaaCTTAATAAGAGCTTCATCTAATACGATGGTTATATATACAGTAAATATAATActaagggggcgtttggtttGCGGAATTCTCAGAAATTCatagaaattgaaatttgaattcAATACTTTACCATATTTAGTTGTAAGAGTTGATTGAATTAAAATTGCAAACTTTCcctcaaaaattttaaattatggaattcaagattttatcacaaaatggatggAATGTTTAACATTCCAATGGAATGTTTAcaaatttaccaaaatgcctTTAACTAACATATATCATTACTTATGTcatgtttattattatattatttatattatcaatctttttatatatttatatttttattattttagttatttataataatattatataaaattaataaataataataatataaaaaaaaataataaataataatataaataatataatattaatattattatattatatatattattactatttttatatatttatactattatttttacatatttacaattatattgtataaaaataatgaataatattaatataaataataatattattttattagcattatttttatttattcttattattatgactattaaaatataacttttattatttttatcgttgttttttttcttcttattattattattttaatatcaggtatattattaacatttaaaattattattatttatatttaataaaaggtatttttgtcatttttataaattaatttagattccTTTGATTAAATTTCATTGAACTTTATCAACCAAACACATGACAAGctttaaaactttcaaattttaattcctTCAAATTATAATTTCTTGACAaattccatttttttaaaaagatattatGTGAACCAACGATTATTACGTAGAAAAAGTATATCAATGGAATGATGGAAAGGAATCCGAAAATTCTTGGCAATTAGCTGGAAAGTGGAATTTGCAGTAAAAGTGGGTGTCACTATATGTTGTCAACGTAagcaatttaattttttttatcgttAGACACCGCGTCAGCTTAACACTACACGTCATCTCTGACACATTAAATTTGGATATCTTACTATAATCCtatcaacaaatcaaactaTCAAAGCTAACATATACGAGTACCATTTGAGTAGCTAAATTGGTATGATTATTCTATGATTATAGATTAGATAAAAATAATTCATGTCAAAGTAGTATTGGTTTTATTTCTTAAATGTTTTACGCTGCCGTAAATCCAATATTATTAACCAACTCCACTTAAGTGGATTGACCAGAGGTATCTTTTAAATCAACTATGTGGGTcccggaggtgagtttttccaaggtctcgggttcgagtcttgggtttttCATCTCAAAGTATTTTTCATGAGAAAGGAGTTGGTGGTTCAAcgattttttagttaaaattgCCTTTAACACGtatgaatcgaaactaactttaaaaaaaaaatccaatgtTATTAATTCTCGGAAGAGAAAAAACATGTGCACCCAACATCTCAAATTATTATGTTTCTGGTAAGCCGACGAGTCACAAGGTGTATGGTTTCAAAAAACCCGCCCTTGATATCTCTAGTGTCATGCCAAACATATGCGTTTTAGACTTTTAGCCTGATGTTTTAGTTTTCATATGAGGACGTATTTCCATGTCCCTTTCTcaaccatatatttatataatatatatttgtacaaccatatatttatataatatatatttgtacaatatatcttcaaagataaattgatgatgatgtttgaaTAAAATTGGTGATATTTACAATTATAATTTAATCCAGAGTAGTTAGTAGTAACTATTAATACTCATATATTATATTCTGTAATCTGTATAGTGTTCAACGATAAAATAGTTATTGTTTTATggaaaaacaaatttatatactGCTCTCCCCtcgtaaaaaataataataaaatatacattCATCTCATCAGTAAAATGATAACTATACTTCTGTACcatgttataaaaaaacaactctcttttttgaaagttacatgataatttctttaaaatacctctaataattaaattaaattattaattttttatcttttaaaatatctttattaactctttacatatttacatcaattatttacacgaATTGACGCCgactctaccaccaacagtcgctccCACCATCACACCGTCACCGTCATAACCACCACAACATTACGCATGTGCCATTCTAATGTAGTTTAAAACGACTGACAAAATATACTCCATAGTAATAAATCaaaaagttcaaagaaaaagaagtatAGAAATTAAGAACCCATATAAGGAATTCAACATTCTATAGTAGTTTCCCACCACAAGAAAGAAATATACGTATAATAGTGTGTAAAAGTCATCATCCGATACCAATAAAAACAGAAATTGTCTCCAAATAACGGCTTCACCAGTTCATCACCCCGtgtcattttttctttatatatacccCCTTTACATCTCACACTATTCTCACTTTTTATATatcattgttttcttttctcACACACAAACTTCCAATTTTCTCTccaaaacatcatcatcatcatcctttcAAATATCAATTTCTCTACATCAAGTTAGAAAATTcatcatcaataataataagaatatgaAGAAATTTGGTTTTTCTCCAAAAcgatcttcatcttctttcataGCCCACTACCCTTCTCCTTCCCGTTTCAGTTTACCAACCCCGAGTCGAAGCTTATCCGACTCGGTGATGGTTCAGACAATAGAGGTTGCTGAACCCCTGATCGTGAAATGGGATCCAGCAACCTCTACTTACGCAAACGTCACCTCTCTATTCTACGAGAATCGTAGAGAGGCTTTAGAATTCATCAAAATTGTCAACAAGCTTCATAAAGCGATGCACGCCTTAGTTGCCGAGAATTCCAACTCCGAGTTACTTATTAGAGCTCAACATCTCATGCAAATCGCGATGAAGCGGTTAGAGAAAGAGTTTTATCAAATTTTGTCATTGAATCGAGCTCAACTTGACCCGGAATCCGTTTCCACTAGATCTTCTAGAACATCTCGGTCGAGTTTATCCGAGTTTGCTGACGAGTCAGATGATGAGATCCGAGTAGCGAGCGAGTTAATAAACGAAGTCGAAGATGCGGCTGAAGGAGTCATGACTGATTTAAAGTTGATAGCAGAATGTATGATCTCATCTGGTTACGGCAAAGAATGTGTAAAAATTTACACAATTATTCGAAAATCGATAGTCGATGAAGGTATTTATAAGCTCGGTGTCGAAAAAATGAAACCGACTCTTGTTCATAAAATGGAATGGGAGGTTTTggatttgaaaattcaaaactggCTAAATGCTGTCAAGGTTGCTGTTAAAACGTTATTCCACGGAGAGCGAATTCTATGTGATCATGTTTTCGCGTCTTCTGATAACATCCGTGAAGCGTGTTATTCAGAAATTACAAAAGAAGGAGCTTCGATTTTATTCTCGTTTCCTGAAAATGTAGCGAAAAATAGTAAGAAGTCACCCGAAAGGATCTTTAGAATGCTGGATATGTATACCGCGATAGCTGATCAATGGCCCGAGATTACATCAATGTTCTCGTATCAATCCACGTCATCGCTCGTAACCCAAGCGCTTAACTCACTGATTAAACTCGGTGAATCGGTCAGATCAGATTTAACAGAATTTGAAACGCACCTTCATAAAGAATCACACAAAACAATAGCACATGGAGCTGGAGTTCATAGATTTACAATCGAAACGATGAACTATTTATCTCTCATTGCAGATTACGGCGTTTTAGCTGATATCTTATACGAGACTTCGCCACCTGAGAAAACACCAATGCCAGAAACATTTTTCGATAGATCGTTTATCGAAAATTCGCCGTCTCCATCGGTTTCGTTGTGGTTAGCGTGGCTTACATTCGTTCTAGTCAGTAAACTCGACTCGAAAATGAAACATTACAAAGACGTATCTCATGCGTATTTATTCTTGGCGAACAATCTGCAACATATACTTGCTAAATCTCAATCGTCTAATTTAAAGTACATTCTTGGAGACGATTGGACTAGTAAAATCAGAGAAGAAGTCAAGAAATACGCTGCCAGTTACGAACGGGTCGCGTGGAGCCACGTCATCGATTCGGTACCCAAAAACTTTACAAATATGACGAATGAGCAAGCCAGAGATAGTTTCAAGAAATTAAATTCGGTTTTCGAAGAAACACATCGTAGACAACTAGCCGTTGTGATACCCAACGGTAAGCTTAGGGACGAGATTAAGGTTTCCGTCGCGAGAAAGTTGTTGCCAGCGTATAGAGAGTTTTACAACGTTTTTAGAGTCGAAATGTTGAGAGATAAAAAATCCGCCGGAGTTGTCAAATACGCCCCTGAGGATATCGGGAACGCGTTATCCGACTTGTTCTTTGGGTCCGGAAGCATGTCGGCCTCGGTGTCGGTATCTGTATCATCAGTGTCGTCGTCGTCTGGGTCACCAAAGTCGTTATCACGGTGAATAGGATGAAGTAGAAATAAATTTTAAGCGAGTATTTGCATATGTATACCAGATTTGTAGGAGGGTTGTATGTGTAAATATTCCTTATTACTTGgaatatgaaatacaattgcAGTATCGATTCCTTTTATTATTGgactaattaaaacaaaaagttattattgAGATTAAATCGTGATGTTATAAAACGTACAGGTTAATATTGTTATAAATGTAATTTTGTAGCTTGCATATATTCGTCAAAAATATCATGCAATAACAATTACAGTTACTATTATTAAAACGAAAAGTATATACATGTGGTTGTTGTTGCTTTGTATTGACGGAAAATAAAAGTCCGTGTTTGACTAGGTATTGcacacacttatatatgtaacTTCCTGTATGCTATGCCAATGGGACTATACATATGCCAATAAGCCAATATTCTTTCTTTAACAGCTAAGATCTTACTGTCTTATGATGCAGTCAAACCCGGCTTGAATTACAAGATAGAAATGATTTTATCTATAAATTATACTAATCATATTTAGGAATGATTTGGTTTGACTCTCTTTAATCACGTTGCTTAATTTAAGTCTTTGAATTGTTATCCAAGTTTCATGCCTAAGGTTAGGAGCTTTTATACAtatgttttcaacttttcaagtATTCTAGTTTAATTAGTTTTTGAGTTGATTATTTGAGTTTCTATGAAATTtgacattttgtcaagaaaacatATATGGTTTTGGTCAAGAAATCCtatatgattttggtttttgataATCTAGCCAGTACTATATCTGAGTATTTATGTATCTCGGTCGAGAAAAAAAAACGGGCCTGAAAGATAGGTgcaacatttatatttatataaactaaaatataaaaacgaCGGTTaatgttatatcaataaacTTAGATAAAGTTATTACTAAAATAACATCTGTAATAACCAACCGATGATTCTTGCGATGCTCCTAGCATTCTGTAAATTAAATCTTAATAAGTACAGTAATAATATTGacaatttaaaaatacaaaaacataaaagtaaaagatacctaattaatataaatctttTATGCATTGTAGATCAtaacattaaataaaataaaataattcattAATTACCGATTGGTTGTGAATAGTAAGTTTTTGTCTTTACCTGAAACTTTTAGATAAATATTTCATTTACCAATTATAAAACAAGTGTTGCTTTGTCTAGAGTGTCTTGCCTCTTGGTTTTAAAGGGAGGGATCACTCGTTCAAAACCCTCTCCCCCCTTTccttaatgtttttttttttttggttttgtattttttttgtttaggatgctttgaaatttatgttttaccccttcatattttatttttgagtttaaaataacatatgggtatttatttatttattttttcttatatatatatatatatatatataatattaaaaattctTATTTTCATGTAACTTTCTTTTCAcatttacttgtattttttgtttggttttgaattttgagggtttttttttaaaaacattttagtctattttgattttattttggaagttcttttaaacattttgtttttctttttcacatttgttttgtaactttttgttattttaacaataattttttgaaacttttttgttttcattatactttttatttttttcgaaCAATTCCTTTtataatattagattttttttatgaaaatctttttccTATAAGATTTTGTtgtagttttgtttttcctttgttttttggatttttaattacattttttcttttggtcatttttaaaagtaaacacAAACATGAATATTTCGTTGTAGTATTGTcctaaaaagataaaacaaaCACGTAGCAACgtgaattttttaatatttgttctATTTTGAAAACGTTTGTGGTTTTCTTTAGCACCGACCCATCAACGCATAAACTTTTAGAGACCGAAACCGCCCATCGGGCGGTATGAAATACCTAGTTCATAATATAGTATCTTCATTCTAGTTTGATCTAAGATGAAAGATAGATATACTTTTTACCTTTTCGTGATTCGTGAATTGTCACACTGACAATTGAAATAGCGCACTAAGAGGCgtaatgggttttttttttttatggataaatgatatgtaagtggacttgttttttgggttaagtACTATGGTTTAATTTTGGATAAATGTTAAGATTTATAATGGGCttagttaaaaacatatatattttctatatatatatattgaaaaaaattagGCCCCTTAAAAAATCGGAGCTCGGCCAGTCGTTCACCTCATCCTATCTCTATGCCGGCCCTTATCTAGCATTCTTGAGCCATTTGTGTGAGTGCATCATCTTACATAGCCAAATGACGTCTACTATGTACGTACAGTTAAGTCCAAACCAAAAATAGGAAGCCATTTGGCTGTGAAATGTGAATCGAATAAGATTTTTGCTATTCGTCCCATTAATCCAAAACTTGTACTTTGTAAGTTCTATTTTTAAGTCTGAAAATATGGATATATGTGTGAAACTAGCTAGTGTATGTAATACTTGTTTTTCATATGACCTAAGTTATGGCTTTGTATAGAGTTTAACATAAAAACTTGATGTACGTGTTAAAATgaggtacttttttttttttttttgcttttttgtttAAGGTAGAATAGGCGGCTACGTAATATTACATACTcgtatctataatataattaaaagaggggCTAAGGGTACATTTGTCACCTCTAATTTCCCTCCTTTAACATAAtcctccatccttattaatcttcaaattttgtaatattaatctaaattaatttacattttttggtttcccatcactaatttacactttaaccccaatctaaaacaattaatttacactttttggtttctcaTCAGCAATTTACACttaacccaatttaaatattatatattaaattttgtatttgtaacctatattaactcttaggatttacgattatatctttttgtaaccttttagatataaggTCTAAATTTTCTATGAGtaggtttctgattactttaatatattgactttgattatttgaaatcattttgaaagtagctcattaatggtatatacttaagatttacgattatatctttctataagcttttaaataaaaagtcgaattttgctattagtaagattatgattattttaatatatcgactatgattattttgaatttattttaaaactagctctttaatggtgtaattttttagccACTGTTATTCTATCAGGTAAAAATGCCacatattgagatggtgttgaatgttttagtatgattatttagcatggtggatcaattcatcattttagtttgtgtataaCAGATATATttcggatcttatgaaaagcatgatatcaattttaaataatatctttagataaaatcatttgatccaCATTATGTTTAAGATTGAACACAACAGAAGATGGCTTTGAAAGGTTTTTGGCCcggctcttttttttttcaagaatttGTTTCCTTATTATTCTTacattagccgataaaatcatttgatcgacgtttAGATTGTTCTTGGTTGGGTACCTTTTTTATCCTAAATAATTTTCCTAGATatgtatgcaaagatgtttatttgattcttattgttaatttgtttgggtttattttttaaaattggattaaatacgTAGAAATACACTAAGAGAACTTAACAGttttttctatgtttttttttgctatttgcaagACACTATCAGACATGgctcggtcaatggtgaatAGGCGAAAATTTTATAAGTATTATTTTGAGCGATGGAGTTGCTATTCAGCTaacaaatttccaagttgatttgggtatatctatttaatatatttgaactctaattttttagctttgatttatatattttgagagtATCCGTATATTAGACGGGCCTGAACATTAGTTTATTTTACGCACTACTCACCAGGATTGCATCAATTAACATTAACAAATGTTACCATACCCACGATGCATATATTCTAAGCCAAAACCGTATATAGAATATGTTggtgttttattttttgtctgTTTGTTCTTCTGTTCATATCACACATGCACCAATAATGATGAAATATCTCACATACAACTAGTTACAATCTTACAACAGAACACGCAAATTTGCGACCATATACATATGGACCCTAATGGAAAATACATTTAAGAACGATTGACCTTTAATTGTAATGGACCATACATCCTTAATAACTAACAAGGTCTATTTCAATCTAATATAAACAAAGATGTGAAGGATCTTCTCAGAGAGCAGTTCACTTGGAACTCATATGAAGTTTTCTGTGACCATACGTGGTCGTGCGAGACTAACTGTCATTTGGACGGTAGAATGAACGACATGTGTAATATTGTATGACTTTTTGTAACAAGcattaattattttgttatgtgtaaatgtatataaacatcATTTTCAAATGATATGACAAGAAACAAGCAGTTACAAGTTACAATGTCGTCTACAATACAATGTACATGTCGAGGCATCAAAAGGTCCACTTTTCGGACAAGGCTGGCCACATATGAAGCCCGCGTAGTCGCATTCGAGTGGGTGGGGATCGATGTAATcagtatttttcttttcaatatctGGGATGACAACTACCTGTTGAAGTAGACGCTAAGGGTCGGGTCAGTCACATTGATGAAGCTTAAATTGGGTGACGGTAAAAGACCAACATCAAGGATACAATATATATGGTTTGACTAAGACGCCTATATATGGTTCGTTGGAAGACAAGTAAATAACTCAAAGAAGttaattaatatactaaaagtattcaaataaatatgataGGAACCAAGACTTATAGTTATTCCAAGGTTGCACCTACTGTATTACTCTGCAAATAAGCATTGATATAGAAATGGCCCTATACTCATATTAGTTATGCATGCCCCGACCAATGATGTACAACATAGCTGGTACGTAAAAGGCTTGAGGCCAGCGATAGGAGACTAGGGAGACCCAGGTTCGATTTTTAAGGACGACCAGGTTTCACCGTGGATTCGTGGTCTTGACCATAGGCGGCCTTGGTTGATCCAGCTTGCGGTGAGCTTTTGCCATTGGTTCATCTTATATAAAATAACCTTGGCATTTTCCGTTCGTCTAtgtgtctatatatattaaaatttaactgAAGTATCATATGAAATTTAAGGTTACGCTTCTTTACAAACAACCTAGCTTGTACTTACATACTTCTTAAGTCTTAACTAATTTCTCTTCAGATTATCAGAGTATAAAATCCTTTTGCTTTTACAATATTTGAATTCAATTGACAGAGTTTGCAAAGCTTTTCTTTTGCAAGCAAACTTCGTTGATGTTGACCAACAggacttttgttgttttttggTCTTTTGGCAATGACTTTTCAAAATGTATTTATTCTAAGAGGAGTTGTAGCGGTTAATGTGTGTCTACTTTCTTTTGTGGCCATGATAAACTCTTCTAATTATTGGGCTTTGCATCGTGCGTCAAATATGGGCCATAGTTTAGTACCCACCACCAAAATTGCAATATGTATATGAACTGAACTACTGAAGCATGATTTTGCACCAAACATTTTTAGCATTAATATTTGACAATTGACCTTTTGATCATTTTGAAATTTAGGTTTCTTGAAGATCGAAAAGAACAGTTCATGATGTGAAAAGCCGAAATTTCTATCATTTTAGTCTATACAAATATTTCTTTCGCTTACGTGAAAATGTACTTTTCATAATGAAATAGTAAAAGTAGATTATATATTTGGTTAATGTCaacaaatatagatatagtCCATGCTCAAAACTAACTACAATAGAAATGTCCACAacgttttttcttctttttttttttgtctttgacTAGTAGTAATATGTCCAATGATAATTGATAATTTTTGTAGATAAATGATACATTGATTGTATTAGTTTTCGTTTGAACTTTTCAGTTAGCCGAAGGACGGCTGGACGGACATAAATCTTTCTcattacaaaaatattttaaagactTTTTTAGTGCTACCTTTGACATTGGAGTGTTTTGTATAAGTTTATTCAAAAgatgtttctatatatattaaaaaaaaaaaaaacttttcgaAAAAAACTTAACCACCAAAATACTATCAGAATCAGTTCTTTAGATATTTCATATATGATGAAGTATGTAAGTCATTGTCTTTACAAAAATAATagttttgaagttaaaacattgCATCAACGTTATATATACATGCAACTAGTAAGTAATACTTAATGTCATCTTCTACGAGTTATGGGTCCACTAACGTTACATAAATCTAGATGGCGTATGGGAAACATGAGATGTGACAACCTTATCCCTACTCAAGGTAGAAACTTCAATTTCAAGTTCCATTTAACGTTATATAGATCTATTGGGTCATAAAGTATCAAAGCTAAATGAAAAAGTTTAAAGGCTAGTCGTCTATGGTTATTTATCATTTGTTGAAGATCCAAGTCTATCAAGTACGTTTTGGCCCACTAACATTATGCAGGATCATAAAAGTCCAATGCTATTCAAGCAAGGCAGAAATAGTGAAATCTCAAACTTAAAATTCCAAATTCCTAATGCATATATATTGTaattacttaataataatatttagcactttattaaacaataaatatatataccttcACGATTCTTTGTATTAATCATTTGAACATACATGTCAAAAAGCAttcaaaaagtttttgaaaaagatCATGTTAATTTGTACTTCAAAGCAAATTTTTGCAAACATTCATGAGGAATGTCTCAATAATAATTCCAAGTGCCCAAAGAGAATGTTTAAAATGGAACCATATCGATTAGCAATGTTACGCATTGATAATTGATTACACTAAAATTTAGACACACTCTTAACATATTTGTTTGAACTCGTTCCAAAAGTAACAAAGAAACTTTTAAACtagatttgatttttttatttatatacacataCGTACACACACAAAAAGAATGCCTATTAAAAGTAAGAGCCTATTTAGCAATCTTTTACCTAATTATGTTTAGTTTGTTTGTGgagtaaaa harbors:
- the LOC122603562 gene encoding exocyst complex component EXO70H1-like, with the protein product MKKFGFSPKRSSSSFIAHYPSPSRFSLPTPSRSLSDSVMVQTIEVAEPLIVKWDPATSTYANVTSLFYENRREALEFIKIVNKLHKAMHALVAENSNSELLIRAQHLMQIAMKRLEKEFYQILSLNRAQLDPESVSTRSSRTSRSSLSEFADESDDEIRVASELINEVEDAAEGVMTDLKLIAECMISSGYGKECVKIYTIIRKSIVDEGIYKLGVEKMKPTLVHKMEWEVLDLKIQNWLNAVKVAVKTLFHGERILCDHVFASSDNIREACYSEITKEGASILFSFPENVAKNSKKSPERIFRMLDMYTAIADQWPEITSMFSYQSTSSLVTQALNSLIKLGESVRSDLTEFETHLHKESHKTIAHGAGVHRFTIETMNYLSLIADYGVLADILYETSPPEKTPMPETFFDRSFIENSPSPSVSLWLAWLTFVLVSKLDSKMKHYKDVSHAYLFLANNLQHILAKSQSSNLKYILGDDWTSKIREEVKKYAASYERVAWSHVIDSVPKNFTNMTNEQARDSFKKLNSVFEETHRRQLAVVIPNGKLRDEIKVSVARKLLPAYREFYNVFRVEMLRDKKSAGVVKYAPEDIGNALSDLFFGSGSMSASVSVSVSSVSSSSGSPKSLSR